The following proteins are co-located in the Vigna unguiculata cultivar IT97K-499-35 chromosome 9, ASM411807v1, whole genome shotgun sequence genome:
- the LOC114164563 gene encoding UPF0481 protein At3g47200-like, with protein MTNHRDHKNFVIDIRKKLEEAGPPITKECSIYRVPFDIRKHNEDAYTPKIVSIGPLHHNNHHRLQNMERHKLVYCNAFLERTQTSLDTWIRYIEEIEPDFRRCYSETLGFSKEELVNIIVVDSGFIFELFWKDRYNEWSGNDTFLLIPLIRDTIAVDLLLFENQIPFHVLTHLFNLSLTSVAGNNAIPSFIELTFLYFEFYNTPELKFDDNNISISHFTDLIRTFHLQHPPERRPPRTTKLLKHVPTANELSEAGVHFKVLDSVCLLDLKFSGGVLRMPQLKVEDRTEVLFRNMVALEQCHYPHESYITDYVSLLDFLINTSRDVDTLVQQEVLVNWTGDTDSVVNLFNSLGKNITQSNMNLNYWSVSHGLNGFYHNIFNKLKSTLRRDYCDSPWQTAATIAAIVLLVLSVIQTVCSIMSVIPQE; from the coding sequence ATGACGAACCACAGGGACCATAAGAACTTTGTGATCGATATAAGGAAGAAGCTGGAGGAAGCAGGGCCACCAATAACTAAAGAGTGTAGCATATACAGAGTGCCCTTTGATATCCGCAAACACAACGAAGATGCATACACCCCAAAGATTGTTTCTATAGGCCCTCTTCACCACAACAATCATCACCGCCTTCAAAACATGGAAAGACACAAACTTGTTTACTGCAACGCATTTCTTGAACGAACCCAAACAAGCTTAGACACCTGGATCCGCTACATAGAAGAGATAGAGCCTGACTTTCGCCGCTGTTATTCAGAAACGCTTGGGTTCAGCAAGGAGGAACTGGTGAATATAATCGTGGTGGATTCTGGTTTTATATTTGAGCTTTTCTGGAAAGACCGTTACAACGAATGGTCGGGGAACGACACCTTTCTTTTAATTCCCTTGATAAGGGACACTATAGCAGTAGATTTGTTGCTATTTGAGAACCAGATTCCATTTCATGTTCTCACCCATCTTTTCAATCTCTCTCTCACATCTGTTGCTGGTAACAATGCCATTCCTTCATTTATTGAACTTACGTTTCtctattttgaattttacaACACACCTGAGTTGAAATTcgatgataataatattagCATAAGTCACTTCACGGATCTAATCAGAACTTTCCACTTGCAACATCCTCCGGAAAGACGACCTCCTAGGACTACTAAATTGCTGAAACATGTTCCTACTGCTAATGAGTTGTCAGAAGCAGGTGTCCACTTTAAGGTTCTTGACAGCGTCTGTTTGCTAGACTTGAAATTTTCAGGAGGAGTTCTTCGAATGCCGCAGTTGAAAGTGGAAGATCGTACGGAAGTTTTGTTTCGGAACATGGTGGCTTTGGAACAGTGTCACTATCCTCATGAATCTTACATCACAGACTATGTTTCTCTTTTGGACTTTCTTATAAACACCAGCAGAGATGTGGATACACTGGTCCAACAGGAAGTACTGGTGAATTGGACAGGAGACACTGATTCTGTGGTCAATCTGTTCAATAGTCTCGGCAAAAATATTACACAGTCAAACATGAATTTAAATTACTGGAGTGTGAGCCATGGCTTGAATGgtttttatcataatatttttaataagctGAAATCCACTCTGAGACGTGATTATTGCGACAGTCCTTGGCAAACTGCTGCTACTATTGCTGCGATTGTTCTTCTTGTTCTCTCTGTGATTCAAACAGTGTGTTCTATTATG